Proteins encoded by one window of Puntigrus tetrazona isolate hp1 chromosome 25, ASM1883169v1, whole genome shotgun sequence:
- the si:ch73-330k17.3 gene encoding IGFBP domain-containing protein, which yields MSPCVFSVLVILWPVMAVETSTSEGQQILQALHCPPCERIHCSPRRAPKLQCQGGITTGVCGCCPACAKLAGEGCGGTWDYLGKCDEGLVCIYPEETGEKTEAQHKGTCKSVLEVLKADTCSPECTREFCKANPNEICSARSVSLEKRECGGHCQHTTCSSCLVLTPPACPQACSPTDHVCLHRFGRCVREKHPTVCHQNLQNNSEGFFVCLAPACPTAAN from the exons ATGAGTCCATGCGTCTTCTCGGTCTTGGTGATTCTGTGGCCAGTGATGGCTGTGGAGACGTCCACCTCAGAGGGCCAGCAGATCCTCCAAGCCTTGCACTGTCCGCCCTGCGAACGCATCCATTGCTCCCCTCGCCGGGCGCCGAAGCTCCAGTGTCAGGGTGGAATCACCACCGGGGTTTGTGGTTGCTGTCCAGCCTGTGCTAAACTGGCGGGAGAAGGATGCGGAGGCACCTGGGACTACCTGGGGAAGTGCGATGAAGGGCTGGTTTGCATTTACCCAGAAGAGACGGGTGAAAAAACAGAGGCACAACACAAGGGAACCTGCAAATCAG TGCTGGAGGTCCTCAAAGCCGACACGTGCAGTCCCGAGTGCACGCGGGAGTTCTGCAAGGCAAATCCCAACGAAATATGCTCGGCCAG GTCTGTATCGCTGGAGAAGCGTGAGTGTGGAGGTCACTGCCAGCACACGACCTGCTCCAGCTGCCTGGTTCTCACACCTCCAGCTTGTCCTCAGGCCTGTTCCCCAACAGACCACGTGTGTCTGCATCGCTTCGGCCGGTGTGTGCGAGAAAAACACCCGACCGTCTGCCACCAGAACCTGCAG AATAACTCTGAGGGATTCTTCGTGTGTTTGGCGCCTGCCTGTCCGACTGCAGCGAACTGA
- the eif3ja gene encoding eukaryotic translation initiation factor 3 subunit J-A isoform X1 — protein MADADSWDADSFEPEEPIKKAAVHDKWEGEDEDDDVKDNWDDDDDDADEEEEEEEKEEEKKSEAKPTEKKKLSEKIKEKENLQRKKQEELVKRIELQDSENSTELAPEDELAEKLRVKKLQEDSDLELAKEAFGVVSNNVTGIDAMSPSTKDDFTEFERLLKEKISSYEKSIHYSSFLETLFRDLCLSLEVDDMKKISNSLTVLLSEKQRQEKANKGKKKKKGVVPGGGLKATMKDDLADYGGFDGGYAQDYEDFM, from the exons ATGGCGGACGCTGATTCTTGGG ACGCTGATAGTTTCGAGCCCGAGGAGCCTATCAAAAAGGCGGCAGTTCATGACAAATGGGAGGGCGAGGACGAAGACGACGACGTGAAA GATAACtgggatgatgatgatgatgatgccgacgaggaagaggaggaggaagaaaaggaggaggaaaaaaagtcaG AGGCTAAACCTACAGAAAAGAAGAAACTCagtgagaaaataaaagaaaaggaaaatttACAAAGGAAAAAACAAGAGGAGCTCGTTAAACGA ATTGAG TTACAGGATTCAGAAAACAGCACAGAACTCGCACCAGAAGACGAGCTGGCGGAAAAACTTAGAGTCAAAAAACTACAGGAGGATTCAGACTTAGAACTAGCAAAAGAAGCGTTTG GTGTAGTATCAAATAACGTTACAGGAATTGATGCGATGAGTCCCTCTACAAAAGATGACTTCACAGAGTTTGAGCGGTTGCTAAAGGAAAAGATTTCTTCCTATGAGAAGTCGATACACTATTCCAGCTTTTTAGAGACGCTGTTTAGGGACCTGTGTCTTTCAT TGGAAGTTGATGACATGAAGAAAATTAGCAACTCACTAACAGTGTTACTAAGTGAAAAGCAGAGGCAAGAAAAG GCAAAcaaaggtaaaaagaaaaagaagggagTTGTACCAGGAGGAGGATTAAAAGCCACAATGAAAGATGATCTCGCAGACTACGGGGGGTTCGACGGCGGTTATGCACAAGACTACGAGGATTTCATGTGA
- the eif3ja gene encoding eukaryotic translation initiation factor 3 subunit J-A isoform X2: MADADSWDADSFEPEEPIKKAAVHDKWEGEDEDDDVKDNWDDDDDDADEEEEEEEKEEEKKSEAKPTEKKKLSEKIKEKENLQRKKQEELVKRLQDSENSTELAPEDELAEKLRVKKLQEDSDLELAKEAFGVVSNNVTGIDAMSPSTKDDFTEFERLLKEKISSYEKSIHYSSFLETLFRDLCLSLEVDDMKKISNSLTVLLSEKQRQEKANKGKKKKKGVVPGGGLKATMKDDLADYGGFDGGYAQDYEDFM, translated from the exons ATGGCGGACGCTGATTCTTGGG ACGCTGATAGTTTCGAGCCCGAGGAGCCTATCAAAAAGGCGGCAGTTCATGACAAATGGGAGGGCGAGGACGAAGACGACGACGTGAAA GATAACtgggatgatgatgatgatgatgccgacgaggaagaggaggaggaagaaaaggaggaggaaaaaaagtcaG AGGCTAAACCTACAGAAAAGAAGAAACTCagtgagaaaataaaagaaaaggaaaatttACAAAGGAAAAAACAAGAGGAGCTCGTTAAACGA TTACAGGATTCAGAAAACAGCACAGAACTCGCACCAGAAGACGAGCTGGCGGAAAAACTTAGAGTCAAAAAACTACAGGAGGATTCAGACTTAGAACTAGCAAAAGAAGCGTTTG GTGTAGTATCAAATAACGTTACAGGAATTGATGCGATGAGTCCCTCTACAAAAGATGACTTCACAGAGTTTGAGCGGTTGCTAAAGGAAAAGATTTCTTCCTATGAGAAGTCGATACACTATTCCAGCTTTTTAGAGACGCTGTTTAGGGACCTGTGTCTTTCAT TGGAAGTTGATGACATGAAGAAAATTAGCAACTCACTAACAGTGTTACTAAGTGAAAAGCAGAGGCAAGAAAAG GCAAAcaaaggtaaaaagaaaaagaagggagTTGTACCAGGAGGAGGATTAAAAGCCACAATGAAAGATGATCTCGCAGACTACGGGGGGTTCGACGGCGGTTATGCACAAGACTACGAGGATTTCATGTGA
- the apba2a gene encoding LOW QUALITY PROTEIN: amyloid-beta A4 precursor protein-binding family A member 2 (The sequence of the model RefSeq protein was modified relative to this genomic sequence to represent the inferred CDS: deleted 1 base in 1 codon), whose amino-acid sequence MKPVMALRRRPGTIVIASELDPSASSTSPIGSEKLSGEGVDPIPEELGQEKFEIQPPSPVPARYCLSDGSGDDSIQGESPLQQDSMEEDSLSEYDNVVSGEEEEEVGEEEHDYEEDEELQTEADRMTYYVHCCPEDESYMEGMDCHEGAESAECPGTSRDIQEDCKPEKAWDNSEGFYKVLQQDATTTVYKRPEPITETTFVQAPMAEDEEDEEETEEEAEAEEEDSEEEDNVGFFHYKGKEAELNNNEMLNKGDGDCPRDGRNCPKVGQESDAVSNYRRNLDITKNPRDVPPRSNCPTRDRKERVREECSKDCPKGCDVSVVREGRGNPRQSFRYRGHQSERIHKRDTAYEDGSRVSNKAKFADPEDKGIWKKRHLLKYSREDDRDGDGKLSHEQSKSLGDSKNRGQDHPACSNKPKGGRERKSIGDFEEEQIENEVKTKLKIAQNNSGSNKGAPDQTNNGKGAPDNSRASSTSSDRRNSQPRAHVNTPVQSLDKRLHKDLAKPVETEKTSPSQEQVSQSSPEESSTGPPCGQKRPQAQRNPSFPSFVDIPGPCEPEDLINGIIFAANYLGSTQLLSDRNPSKSIRMKQAQEAVDCVKSVDGEPQSLTEIDLFISTKAIKVLNADTRRWETMMDNALRTISYIADIGDVVVLMARRRLSNSSSLDCTDSGLGTESRKQYRMMCYVFESEDAQLIAQSIGQAFSMAYQEFLRANGINPKDLSQKDYSEILSTQEMYNDDLIHFSNSENCKELQLEKQKGEMLGVVVVESGWGSILPTVILACMLNNGPAARSGKLNVGDQIMAVNDTSLVGLPLATCQGIIKGLKNHVQVKLSVVSCPPVTTVLIKRPDLQYQLGFSVQNGIICSLMRGGIAERGGVRVGHRIIEINGQSVVAMAHEKIVHALSVSVGEINMKTMPAVMFRLLTGQETPMYI is encoded by the exons ATGAAGCCAGTCATGGCTCTCAGAAGAAGACCGGGGACCATAGTTATTGCTTCAGAGCTCGACCCGTCAGCCTCTAGCACTTCCCCTATTGGAAGTGAAAAGCTCTCTGGAGAAGGAGTTGATCCAATTCCTGAGGAACTTGGGCAAGAAAAGTTTGAAATCCAACCACCCTCTCCTGTGCCAGCTAGGTACTGTCTAAGTGATGGGTCTGGGGACGACTCCATCCAAGGCGAAAGCCCTCTTCAGCAGGACAGCATGGAGGAGGACTCACTATCTGAGTATGATAATGTCGTATCcggggaagaagaagaagaagtaggAGAAGAGGAACATGATtatgaggaggatgaggaactGCAAACAGAAGCAGACAGGATGACCTACTATGTCCACTGTTGTCCTGAAGATGAAAGCTACATGGAAGGAATGGACTGCCATGAAGGTGCAGAGAGTGCTGAGTGTCCTGGCACATCTCGAGACATCCAGGAGGATTGTAAACCAGAGAAGGCTTGGGATAACTCGGAAGGCTTTTACAAGGTTCTGCAGCAAGACGCAACAACAACCGTCTACAAGCGACCAGAGCCTATAACAGAAACAACCTTTGTACAAGCCCCCATGgctgaggatgaggaggatgaagaggagacCGAGGAAGAAGCAGAAGCAGAAGAAGAGGACAGTGAGGAAGAAGACAATGTTGGATTTTTTCACTACAAAGGAAAAGAAGCGGAGTTGAACAACAATGAGATGCTAAATAAAGGTGATGGCGATTGTCCCAGAGATGGCAGAAATTGTCCTAAAGTGGGGCAAGAAAGTGATGCAGTTAGTAACTATAGAAGAAATCTGGACATCACTAAAAACCCAAGGGATGTCCCTCCACGGTCAAATTGTCCTACTAGGGATCGAAAAGAAAGGGTTCGGGAAGAGTGTTCTAAGGACTGTCCAAAAGGTTGTGATGTCTCTGTGGTCAGAGAAGGTAGAGGAAACCCGAGACAAAGTTTCAGATATAGAGGACATCAGTCAGAGAGAATACACAAAAGAGACACCGCTTACGAGGATGGTAGCAGGGTCAGCAATAAAGCTAAATTCGCAGATCCAGAGGATAAAggcatttggaaaaaaagacatttgctAAAATACTCCAGAGAGGACGACAGGGACGGAGATGGGAaactttcacacgaacaaagtAAAAGTCTTGGAGACAGCAAAAACAGAGGGCAGGACCATCCCGCTTGTAGTAACAAGCCAAAGGGtggtagagagagaaagagcattGGGGATTTTGAGGAAGAGCAGATTGAGAACGAAGTCAAGACCAAACTCAAAATTGCTCAAAACAACTCAGGGAGTAATAAAGGTGCTCCTGATCAGACAAATAATGGGAAAGGGGCTCCTGACAATTCCAGGGCCTCTTCAACATCATCAGACAGGAGAAACAGCCAACCCAGAGCCCATGTTAATACACCTGTACAGTCCTTAGACAAACGGCTACATAAAGACTTGGCCAAACCTGTTGAAACAGAGAAGACGAGTCCTAGTCAGGAACAG GTTTCTCAGAGTAGTCCGGAGGAAAGTAGTACAGGGCCACCATGTGGACAAAAGAGACCG CAGGCCCAGAGAAATCCGTCTTTCCCAAGCTTTGTGGATA TCCCTGGTCCGTGTGAGCCAGAAGATCTCATCAATGGAATCATCTTTGCCGCGAACTACCTTGGCTCGACCCAACTGCTCTCCGACAGAAACCCGTCGAAAAGCATACGCATGAAGCAAGCGCAGGAAGCTGTGGACTGTGTTAAG TCTGTAGACGGTGAACCTCAGAGTTTAACAGAGATCGACCTGTTCATCTCAACCAAGGCCATCAAGGTGCTCAATGCCGACACACGCAGGTGG GAGACGATGATGGACAATGCCCTCCGCACCATCTCGTACATCGCAGACATCGGGGACGTGGTGGTCCTGATGGCTCGCAGGCGTCTGTCTAACTCGTCCTCGCTCGACTGCACAGATTCAGGCCTCGGCACGGAAAGTCGCAAGCAGTACCGCATGATGTGCTACGTCTTCGAGTCAGAGGAT GCCCAGCTCATCGCACAGTCCATCGGTCAGGCGTTCAGCATGGCCTACCAAGAGTTCCTCCGAGCCAATGGGATTAATCCCAAGGACCTCAGCCAGAAAGACTACAGCGAGATCCTGAGCACACAGGAGATGTATAATGACGACCTCATCCATTTCTCCAACTCTGAAAACTGTAAAGAG CTTCAGCTGGAGAAGCAGAAGGGGGAGATGCTGGGCGTAGTGGTGGTGGAGTCGGGCTGGGGCTCCATCCTGCCCACCGTCATCCTGGCCTGTATGCTGAACAACGGCCCCGCCGCCCGCTCCGGCAAACTCAACGTGGGCGATCAGATCATGGCCGTCAACGACACCAGCCTGGTGGGCCTGCCGCTCGCCACCTGCCAGGGCATCATCAAG GGCCTGAAGAACCACGTTCAGGTCAAGCTAAGTGTAGTGAGTTGCCCGCCTGTTACTACTGTCCTCATAAAGAGACCCGACCTGCAGTACCAGCTGGGTTTCAGCGTTCAGAACGGCATA ATCTGTAGTCTGATGCGTGGAGGTATTGCGGAGAGGGGCGGTGTGCGAGTCGGACACAGAATAATTGAGATAAACGGCCAGAGTGTGGTCGCTATGGCGCATGAGAAAATCGTCCACGCC CTTTCAGTATCTGTAGGAGAG attaACATGAAAACTATGCCCGCCGTCATGTTCAGGTTGTTAACTGGTCAAGAGACTCCGATGTACATATAA
- the duox2 gene encoding dual oxidase maturation factor 2 isoform X1, which yields MTFYDGIYPFYSLQRSPFIVDISLLVVILVFSVLAVSFLFILPGIRGRSRLFWMFRIIVSLFIGVVLVVLNFTGDWAEASVKANATYKSFSNAVVSAEVGLHVGLYGINITLKGEPVSQINETIDYNEIFRWSSSVDEQYSDALERGLPNPILYIAEKFTRNSACGLIYQYRYSGRFASANLWTAFCCWLVANILFSMPVILYAGYMMIATAAFIFFSMASFSTIFSVTPCDFSIGAESLSADYSHSFWIALATGLLCAVIGSVVVISDCLFPARMREVFSVGVDNEDDQCSTGEGYLNSGFLEGVIYDDSTQTSQQITTLTRL from the exons ATGACTTTCTACGATGGCATTTACCCGTTCTACTCTCTACAAAGGAGCCCGTTCATCGTCGACATCAGCCTGCTGGTCGTGATTCTGGTTTTCTCGGTCCTGGCCGTCAGTTTCCTCTTCATTCTACCGGGAATACGGGGCAGATCG AGACTGTTTTGGATGTTCAGGATAATCGTTAGTTTATTTATTGGAGTTGTTTTAGTAG TGTTGAATTTTACCGGAGATTGGGCCGAAGCCAGCGTGAAGGCCAACGCCACCTACAAATCCTTCAGTAACGCTGTGGTTTCTGCTGAGGTGGGACTTCATGTGGGGCTGTATGGCATAAACATTACACTCAAAG GCGAGCCAGTATCGCAGATAAACGAGACCATTGACTACAACGAGATCTTCAGGTGGTCGAGCAGCGTGGACGAGCAGTATAGCGATGCGCTGGAGCGAGGTCTTCCCAACCCCATCCTTTACATCGCAGAGAAGTTCACTCGCAACAGCGCCTGTGGCCTCATCTACCAGTACAGATACTCAGGCCGCTTCGCCTCAGCCAATCTGTG GACGGCTTTTTGCTGCTGGCTCGTGGCCAATATCCTCTTCTCAATGCCTGTCATCCTCTACGCCGGGTACATGATGATAGCCACGGCGGCTTTCATCTTCTTCTCCATGGCTTCCTTCTCAACCATATTCAGTGTGACCCCATGCGACTTCAGTATAGGGGCAGAGTCCTTAAGTGCAGACTACAGCCATTCCTTCTGGATCGCTTTGGCTACGG GTTTGTTGTGCGCTGTGATTGGTTCGGTGGTGGTGATATCGGACTGTCTGTTTCCTGCGAGGATGAGGGAGGTCTTCAGTGTGGGCGTGGACAACGAGGATGACCAATGCAGTACTGGTGAAGGCTACCTCAACTCAGGCTTTCTAGAGGGAGTGATCTATGACGACAGCACACAGACGTCTCAGCAGATCACCACGTTAACA AGACTTTGA
- the duox2 gene encoding dual oxidase maturation factor 2 isoform X2: protein MTFYDGIYPFYSLQRSPFIVDISLLVVILVFSVLAVSFLFILPGIRGRSRLFWMFRIIVSLFIGVVLVVLNFTGDWAEASVKANATYKSFSNAVVSAEVGLHVGLYGINITLKGEPVSQINETIDYNEIFRWSSSVDEQYSDALERGLPNPILYIAEKFTRNSACGLIYQYRYSGRFASANLWTAFCCWLVANILFSMPVILYAGYMMIATAAFIFFSMASFSTIFSVTPCDFSIGAESLSADYSHSFWIALATGLLCAVIGSVVVISDCLFPARMREVFSVGVDNEDDQCSTGEGYLNSGFLEGVIYDDSTQTSQQITTLTVRFSNLHV, encoded by the exons ATGACTTTCTACGATGGCATTTACCCGTTCTACTCTCTACAAAGGAGCCCGTTCATCGTCGACATCAGCCTGCTGGTCGTGATTCTGGTTTTCTCGGTCCTGGCCGTCAGTTTCCTCTTCATTCTACCGGGAATACGGGGCAGATCG AGACTGTTTTGGATGTTCAGGATAATCGTTAGTTTATTTATTGGAGTTGTTTTAGTAG TGTTGAATTTTACCGGAGATTGGGCCGAAGCCAGCGTGAAGGCCAACGCCACCTACAAATCCTTCAGTAACGCTGTGGTTTCTGCTGAGGTGGGACTTCATGTGGGGCTGTATGGCATAAACATTACACTCAAAG GCGAGCCAGTATCGCAGATAAACGAGACCATTGACTACAACGAGATCTTCAGGTGGTCGAGCAGCGTGGACGAGCAGTATAGCGATGCGCTGGAGCGAGGTCTTCCCAACCCCATCCTTTACATCGCAGAGAAGTTCACTCGCAACAGCGCCTGTGGCCTCATCTACCAGTACAGATACTCAGGCCGCTTCGCCTCAGCCAATCTGTG GACGGCTTTTTGCTGCTGGCTCGTGGCCAATATCCTCTTCTCAATGCCTGTCATCCTCTACGCCGGGTACATGATGATAGCCACGGCGGCTTTCATCTTCTTCTCCATGGCTTCCTTCTCAACCATATTCAGTGTGACCCCATGCGACTTCAGTATAGGGGCAGAGTCCTTAAGTGCAGACTACAGCCATTCCTTCTGGATCGCTTTGGCTACGG GTTTGTTGTGCGCTGTGATTGGTTCGGTGGTGGTGATATCGGACTGTCTGTTTCCTGCGAGGATGAGGGAGGTCTTCAGTGTGGGCGTGGACAACGAGGATGACCAATGCAGTACTGGTGAAGGCTACCTCAACTCAGGCTTTCTAGAGGGAGTGATCTATGACGACAGCACACAGACGTCTCAGCAGATCACCACGTTAACAGTACGGTTTTCAAATTTGCACGTTTAG